From Lysinibacillus sp. SGAir0095, the proteins below share one genomic window:
- a CDS encoding biotin-independent malonate decarboxylase subunit beta has product MAQIITESLVESLARERAFQLLDKGSAFEILGPFDGIESPHLVAQNIVPQFDDGMIIVKGTLNGQQTVVISIEGNFQGGGIGEVSGAKLAGTLEKLIKECEKGNKIYPVIIYDTGGVRLQEANYGLLSIAEISAAIVALREFVPVIGIIPGKVGSFGGMSLTAGLCSALIMTREGRLGMNGPEVIEQEAGIRELDSRNKQLIWKMIGGAIRNESSLADLIVEDDIPNYKNAIQSIWSGEIELQHRTKQVDHFLSLFKSLDVEEKVTPEQAKELLKNKVVTNLSDLPAPVEAVNSTGRKWFELLTNGAPSISEVPSVLVADTSISGVNARVIAVVPNPESKYYRARNGEIGLLEGWTIAKYVRQAIEEDSGLSEKRLIIPIVDVPSQAFGYHEELFGIFLSCSAAVDAYATARLTGHPVVAALVGNAISGAFLSHGMQANRLIALNDDGVNVHVMSKKSAAIITQRTIEELDEAAKEVPSMAYDIQSFKKLGALYRLLDGVNAKEPKSDDKNALLDAIIEAYNDIKNDSNRDLSNRLKSEIAISSGRKASIQVREMIELQWN; this is encoded by the coding sequence ATGGCGCAAATCATAACTGAGAGTTTAGTAGAAAGCCTGGCACGTGAACGAGCATTTCAATTATTGGATAAGGGTAGTGCCTTTGAAATTCTGGGCCCATTTGATGGAATAGAATCTCCACATTTAGTAGCTCAGAACATAGTGCCCCAATTCGATGATGGCATGATCATTGTAAAAGGGACCTTAAATGGACAACAGACAGTGGTAATCTCAATTGAAGGTAACTTCCAAGGTGGTGGAATCGGCGAAGTTTCTGGTGCAAAATTAGCAGGTACACTAGAAAAGCTGATTAAAGAATGCGAAAAAGGCAATAAGATTTATCCAGTGATTATTTATGATACGGGCGGTGTCCGTCTTCAGGAAGCCAATTATGGTTTATTGTCTATTGCAGAAATCAGTGCAGCAATCGTAGCGTTACGCGAATTTGTTCCTGTGATTGGAATTATTCCAGGTAAAGTTGGTTCATTTGGCGGGATGTCTTTAACAGCTGGATTATGCAGTGCATTAATCATGACTCGTGAAGGTCGCTTAGGAATGAATGGTCCGGAAGTAATTGAACAAGAAGCTGGTATAAGAGAGCTTGATTCAAGAAATAAACAGTTGATCTGGAAGATGATTGGCGGAGCGATTCGAAATGAATCATCTTTAGCTGATCTAATCGTTGAAGATGACATTCCAAATTATAAAAATGCAATACAAAGTATTTGGAGTGGAGAAATAGAGCTACAACATCGTACAAAACAAGTAGATCATTTCTTGTCGCTATTTAAGTCTTTAGATGTGGAAGAAAAAGTAACTCCGGAACAAGCGAAAGAGTTATTAAAAAATAAAGTAGTTACGAATCTTTCGGATTTACCTGCTCCTGTAGAAGCAGTAAATAGCACAGGACGAAAATGGTTTGAATTGTTAACTAACGGTGCACCTTCAATTAGTGAAGTTCCATCTGTGTTAGTTGCCGATACTTCGATTTCTGGAGTAAATGCTAGGGTAATCGCGGTAGTGCCGAACCCTGAGAGCAAATACTACCGTGCACGCAATGGTGAGATTGGGTTATTGGAAGGTTGGACAATTGCGAAATACGTACGTCAGGCAATTGAAGAAGACAGTGGCCTTTCTGAAAAACGACTAATAATCCCAATCGTTGATGTACCTAGCCAAGCATTTGGTTACCATGAAGAATTATTTGGAATCTTTTTATCTTGTTCGGCAGCTGTAGATGCTTATGCCACTGCAAGATTAACTGGTCATCCAGTTGTTGCTGCACTAGTAGGAAATGCTATATCGGGTGCTTTCTTATCTCATGGAATGCAGGCGAATCGTTTAATAGCGCTGAATGATGATGGAGTAAATGTCCATGTAATGTCAAAGAAATCAGCTGCGATTATTACGCAACGAACTATTGAAGAACTAGATGAGGCGGCAAAGGAAGTACCTTCTATGGCCTATGATATTCAATCATTTAAAAAACTGGGCGCTCTTTACAGATTGCTTGATGGGGTAAATGCAAAAGAACCAAAATCTGATGATAAAAATGCTTTGCTTGATGCAATTATCGAAGCATATAACGACATTAAGAATGATAGCAACCGTGATTTATCAAACCGATTAAAATCGGAAATTGCGATATCCTCTGGAAGAAAAGCATCCATTCAAGTGCGTGAAATGATTGAGTTGCAATGGAATTAA
- the madM gene encoding malonate transporter subunit MadM, whose amino-acid sequence MLDMIKGVFVDNGFITAFLVVGLTMWLAYFLSNKLTKGKVHGSAIAIVLGLVLAYIGGVVTDGTKGVSDISVLAGIGFLGGSMLRDFAIVATSFGANFDEIKKAGFRGIISLFLGVILSFVVGAIFAFMFGYKDAVSIATIGAGTATYIVGPVTGAALGATSEVIAISIAAGLVKSVLVMVGTPFIAKYIGLNNPMSAMVYGGLMGTTSGVAGGLAATDPKLVPYGAVTATFYTGLGCLLAPTVLFLITDFIF is encoded by the coding sequence ATGCTTGATATGATTAAAGGCGTATTTGTGGATAACGGATTTATCACAGCATTTTTAGTTGTCGGCTTAACGATGTGGCTTGCCTATTTCCTTTCAAATAAATTAACGAAAGGCAAGGTTCATGGTTCTGCTATTGCCATTGTACTCGGGCTGGTTTTAGCCTATATCGGTGGCGTAGTAACAGATGGGACTAAAGGTGTTTCCGATATCAGTGTTCTAGCAGGAATAGGTTTCCTTGGAGGAAGTATGTTACGAGATTTTGCCATTGTAGCAACTTCTTTTGGCGCAAATTTTGATGAGATTAAAAAGGCCGGCTTCCGAGGAATCATTTCCCTGTTCTTGGGCGTAATACTATCTTTTGTTGTCGGTGCTATCTTCGCCTTCATGTTTGGATACAAAGACGCAGTAAGTATTGCTACAATTGGTGCCGGAACTGCAACTTATATTGTAGGGCCTGTAACTGGTGCTGCATTAGGTGCAACTTCTGAGGTAATAGCAATCAGCATAGCAGCTGGTCTAGTTAAATCTGTATTGGTAATGGTGGGAACACCTTTTATAGCAAAATATATTGGCTTAAATAATCCAATGTCAGCAATGGTTTATGGCGGTTTAATGGGGACTACTTCTGGGGTAGCTGGTGGTTTAGCTGCAACTGATCCTAAATTAGTACCTTATGGAGCCGTTACTGCTACATTCTATACGGGCTTAGGATGTTTATTAGCCCCAACGGTTTTATTCCTTATAACAGATTTTATTTTTTAA
- the mdcA gene encoding malonate decarboxylase subunit alpha, producing the protein MVLKNVGEATKSWTTRVEAKKERVESVKDLVDGVIIPTNRIVEVLERLIKSGDRVVLEGNNQKQASFLSQSLVQVDPKKVHDLHMIMSSISRPEHLDVFEYGIARKIDFSYAGPQSLRISQMIEDGKIELGDLHTYIELYGRLFIDLIPNVALVAADKADSNGNLYTGPNTEETPTLVEAAAFRDGIVIAQVNEIVDELPRVDIPSSWVDFIVVADKPYELEPLFTRDPRHITDIQILQAMMIIRGIYEKHGVKSLNHGIGFNTAAVELLLPTYAESLGLKGNICTNWVLNPHPTLIPAIESGWVESVYCFGGELGMEKYVEARRDIFFTGKDGSLRSNRTLAQLAGQYAVDLFIGSTLQMDGLGNSSTVTRGRVAGYGGAPNMGHNPGGRRHSTDAWFNLKTSDDPLARGKKLVVQVAETFQEANKPVFVESLDAISVKDQAKLAVAPVMIYGEDVTHIVTEEGIAYLYKSDSIAERREMIASVAGITPIGMEHNPKTTERLREKGMIALPEDLGIRRSDAKRSLLAAKNIDELVQWSGGLYTPPAKFRSW; encoded by the coding sequence ATGGTTTTGAAAAATGTAGGGGAAGCAACTAAATCGTGGACTACTAGAGTGGAAGCAAAAAAAGAAAGAGTAGAAAGCGTAAAGGATCTGGTTGATGGGGTAATTATTCCGACCAATCGAATCGTAGAGGTTTTGGAGCGATTAATAAAATCAGGTGATCGTGTTGTGCTGGAAGGAAACAACCAAAAGCAAGCTTCTTTCTTATCGCAATCTTTGGTACAGGTAGACCCGAAAAAAGTTCATGATTTGCATATGATTATGTCCAGTATTTCAAGACCGGAACATTTAGATGTATTTGAATATGGAATTGCAAGAAAAATCGATTTTTCCTATGCTGGACCACAGAGTCTACGAATCTCTCAAATGATTGAAGATGGAAAAATTGAACTAGGAGACCTGCATACGTATATAGAGCTTTATGGGCGATTATTTATCGATTTAATTCCTAATGTAGCATTAGTCGCAGCAGATAAAGCAGATAGCAATGGGAACCTGTATACTGGCCCGAATACTGAAGAAACACCGACATTAGTGGAAGCAGCCGCTTTCCGTGATGGGATTGTCATTGCCCAAGTAAATGAGATAGTCGATGAACTACCACGTGTAGACATACCAAGCTCTTGGGTAGATTTTATTGTTGTTGCAGATAAGCCTTATGAGCTTGAACCGTTATTTACAAGAGATCCACGACATATTACAGATATTCAGATTTTACAAGCAATGATGATTATTCGAGGCATCTATGAAAAACACGGTGTGAAATCACTAAATCATGGTATTGGGTTTAATACCGCCGCTGTTGAATTATTATTGCCTACTTATGCTGAATCGTTAGGACTTAAAGGAAATATTTGTACGAACTGGGTTTTAAATCCTCACCCTACACTAATACCTGCCATCGAATCAGGATGGGTAGAAAGCGTCTATTGCTTCGGTGGAGAACTTGGAATGGAAAAATATGTAGAAGCAAGAAGAGACATTTTCTTTACAGGGAAAGATGGCAGCTTACGTTCAAATCGTACCTTGGCACAATTAGCTGGTCAGTATGCTGTTGATTTATTTATCGGTTCTACTTTGCAAATGGACGGATTAGGAAACTCATCTACAGTAACAAGAGGACGTGTTGCTGGATATGGTGGAGCACCTAATATGGGCCATAATCCAGGTGGACGAAGACATTCGACAGATGCTTGGTTCAATTTGAAGACTTCCGACGATCCATTAGCACGCGGTAAAAAGTTAGTAGTTCAGGTAGCAGAAACATTCCAGGAAGCGAACAAGCCTGTTTTTGTTGAGTCACTCGATGCGATCAGTGTGAAAGACCAGGCAAAATTAGCTGTTGCACCAGTTATGATTTATGGAGAAGATGTAACCCACATCGTGACAGAAGAGGGAATTGCTTATCTATATAAATCCGATAGTATTGCTGAAAGACGAGAAATGATTGCTTCAGTAGCTGGTATTACACCTATTGGGATGGAGCATAACCCAAAAACGACAGAACGTTTGCGTGAAAAAGGAATGATTGCTCTACCAGAAGATTTAGGTATACGTCGTTCAGATGCGAAGCGATCTTTACTAGCTGCCAAAAATATAGATGAGCTTGTCCAATGGTCAGGTGGGCTGTATACGCCGCCAGCAAAATTCCGTAGTTGGTAA
- the madL gene encoding malonate transporter subunit MadL, whose protein sequence is MVIYGVAILAGCFLVGTIVGEFIGTLMGVDSNVGGVGIAMLLLIIVVDKLVKSGKITKPSLDGLSFWNQMYIPVVIAMAASQNVLGALTGGPLAIIAGIAVVVISWALVPLLSGKQKEEDSSYSKTVIRGEVDA, encoded by the coding sequence ATGGTGATTTATGGGGTTGCTATTTTAGCAGGGTGTTTTTTAGTTGGCACAATTGTCGGGGAATTTATTGGGACATTAATGGGAGTAGACTCGAATGTTGGTGGCGTAGGTATAGCCATGCTTCTGTTAATCATTGTGGTTGATAAGCTTGTAAAGTCAGGAAAAATAACGAAACCTTCACTAGATGGTTTAAGTTTTTGGAATCAAATGTATATTCCCGTGGTTATTGCAATGGCAGCAAGCCAAAATGTTTTAGGTGCTTTAACAGGAGGACCTTTAGCAATTATTGCTGGAATCGCAGTTGTAGTAATTAGTTGGGCATTAGTACCCCTTCTTAGCGGAAAGCAAAAAGAAGAAGATTCTAGTTATAGTAAAACAGTAATAAGGGGTGAAGTAGATGCTTGA
- a CDS encoding GntR family transcriptional regulator, translating to MEFFLNYPLDNALSRIVAEKILEQILNGELKPGDKIVEGAYAEMFSTSRSPIREAIYMLATEGLLERIPRKGAFVKGYTLSEIQDLLDIRNNIELLSAKRIHEPHKKKDLLAELKSMLRDMEKCTNQTQYVQLNYAYHYTIIKFSESSVLEGVYSKISFPLLRIQGIHFSQAETIEKSKEEHRKIYEYLKANQMDEFIELLRHHTENVIFNVSKTLF from the coding sequence ATGGAATTTTTTTTAAACTATCCGTTAGATAATGCATTATCGAGAATTGTTGCAGAGAAAATATTGGAGCAAATCTTAAATGGAGAGTTAAAGCCTGGAGATAAAATAGTTGAGGGCGCATATGCGGAAATGTTTAGCACAAGTCGTTCTCCGATTAGAGAAGCGATTTATATGCTTGCTACAGAAGGATTATTAGAAAGAATCCCTAGAAAAGGGGCTTTTGTAAAAGGATATACATTATCGGAAATCCAGGATTTGCTGGATATCAGGAATAATATAGAATTGCTATCAGCAAAAAGAATACATGAGCCGCATAAAAAGAAAGATTTATTAGCTGAATTGAAAAGTATGTTGAGAGATATGGAGAAATGTACAAATCAAACCCAATATGTGCAATTGAACTACGCTTATCACTACACAATTATTAAGTTCAGTGAAAGTTCTGTTTTAGAAGGGGTTTATAGCAAAATTAGTTTTCCGTTACTCCGAATTCAAGGTATTCACTTCTCACAAGCAGAAACAATTGAAAAATCCAAAGAGGAACATAGAAAAATCTATGAATATCTAAAAGCAAACCAAATGGACGAATTTATTGAATTGCTTCGTCACCATACAGAAAACGTAATCTTCAATGTGAGTAAAACGTTATTTTAG
- a CDS encoding malonate decarboxylase subunit delta: MEKLTYTFPATKTIEQPAHVGVVGSGDLEILVEPSNEKKTVVEIRTGITGFQDTWEKVIERFVSQNDISARIRINDFGATPGVVSIRLAQAVEVSSNGANHN, encoded by the coding sequence GTGGAAAAATTAACTTATACATTTCCGGCAACAAAAACAATTGAACAACCAGCACATGTTGGCGTTGTTGGATCTGGAGATCTAGAGATATTAGTTGAGCCTTCAAATGAGAAGAAAACAGTGGTTGAAATTCGAACAGGGATTACAGGATTCCAAGACACTTGGGAAAAAGTGATTGAACGGTTTGTTAGTCAAAATGATATTTCAGCACGTATTCGAATTAATGATTTTGGAGCAACACCAGGGGTAGTATCAATTCGATTGGCACAAGCAGTGGAGGTGAGTTCAAATGGCGCAAATCATAACTGA
- a CDS encoding triphosphoribosyl-dephospho-CoA synthase: MQDAHTFSSVLADLAVASLIEEVSLTPKPGLVDQKDQGSHDDLTYTIMVKSANCLRNTFYKMAMVAFGEKPSQYLREKIGEIGREGEQAMYQATNGVNTHKGAIWSLGLLTAAAAIHSGECDEPTLCFTAGEIARFEDRFIPPQLTNGIKAINKYGVNGAKVEAQLAFPHIRAYSLPIFKSSLNQYNYEVAKHHAFLALMANLDDTCLLHRGGIEGLNYAKQYAAEVLESGHLNDLETMNEDFKNRYLSPGGSADLLAATIYLNKISQMELSKKLEFAINH, translated from the coding sequence TTGCAAGATGCCCATACTTTTTCATCTGTTTTAGCAGATTTAGCAGTAGCCTCACTAATTGAAGAAGTTTCTCTAACGCCAAAGCCGGGACTAGTTGATCAAAAAGACCAGGGTTCACATGATGATTTAACCTATACAATAATGGTGAAATCCGCTAATTGTCTTCGCAATACCTTCTATAAGATGGCAATGGTCGCCTTTGGAGAAAAGCCATCCCAATATTTACGCGAAAAAATCGGCGAGATTGGTCGTGAAGGGGAACAGGCAATGTATCAAGCAACAAATGGCGTAAATACACATAAAGGAGCTATTTGGTCGCTTGGATTATTAACAGCTGCAGCAGCTATTCATAGTGGGGAATGCGATGAACCGACACTTTGTTTTACTGCTGGAGAGATTGCGAGATTTGAAGATCGATTTATCCCACCTCAGCTAACTAATGGGATAAAAGCTATTAACAAATATGGCGTAAATGGTGCGAAAGTAGAAGCACAACTGGCATTTCCACATATTCGTGCGTACAGCTTGCCAATTTTTAAATCCTCACTAAATCAATACAACTACGAAGTTGCGAAGCATCATGCATTTTTAGCGCTAATGGCGAATTTAGATGACACCTGTTTACTGCACCGGGGTGGAATTGAAGGTTTGAATTACGCCAAACAGTATGCAGCGGAAGTGTTAGAAAGTGGCCATTTAAATGACCTTGAAACAATGAATGAAGATTTTAAAAACCGATATTTATCACCTGGTGGAAGTGCGGATTTATTAGCTGCAACCATCTATTTAAATAAAATTAGCCAGATGGAATTATCAAAAAAATTGGAGTTTGCAATAAATCATTAA
- a CDS encoding ACP S-malonyltransferase: MKSAFLFPGQGSQYEGMLNDLSDDPVVKEILEESSEILNTKVEQLHSKKALTTTKAVQQCLLIASVATYRVFEKNGLIPNFVAGHSVGAFGAATASGVITFEEALKLVTLRGELMERTCDEGFGMAVVLGLDEYKISEIVTRLFREEEPVYVSNRNSPTQITLSGSLIGLQNVLDYVKLHGATSTKLLNVSTPSHSPLFNSVSEELLVELNKLELKRPKIPISSNITSRLLMQADAVKEDLAKSICYPVRWHDAVNLLFESGTNLFIEMPPGDVLSKLAQQAFSEVRTMSVSKNGIEDCFYLMSN, translated from the coding sequence GTGAAAAGTGCTTTTCTCTTTCCAGGTCAAGGTTCTCAGTATGAAGGGATGTTAAATGATTTATCCGATGATCCAGTCGTTAAAGAAATTTTAGAAGAAAGCAGCGAAATTTTAAATACGAAAGTAGAACAACTGCATAGTAAAAAAGCGCTTACAACAACAAAGGCAGTACAACAATGTTTATTGATTGCATCTGTTGCTACATATCGAGTATTTGAGAAAAACGGTCTAATACCAAATTTTGTGGCAGGTCATTCTGTAGGTGCCTTTGGTGCTGCAACAGCTTCTGGGGTAATTACATTTGAAGAAGCGCTAAAGCTAGTAACTTTACGTGGAGAACTGATGGAGAGGACTTGTGATGAAGGGTTTGGAATGGCTGTAGTACTAGGATTAGATGAATATAAGATTTCTGAAATCGTAACTAGGCTATTCCGTGAAGAGGAACCAGTATATGTTTCAAATCGTAATTCTCCAACACAAATTACATTATCGGGTTCTCTTATCGGGCTACAAAATGTACTAGATTATGTGAAATTGCACGGAGCAACATCTACGAAGCTGTTAAACGTATCAACACCTTCACACAGTCCTTTATTCAACAGTGTAAGTGAAGAGTTGTTGGTAGAGTTGAACAAACTCGAGCTTAAAAGACCGAAAATTCCGATATCCAGTAATATCACTTCAAGGTTATTAATGCAAGCTGATGCGGTAAAAGAAGATTTAGCTAAAAGCATTTGTTATCCTGTACGTTGGCATGATGCAGTGAATTTACTTTTTGAATCTGGGACAAACTTATTTATTGAAATGCCACCAGGCGATGTATTAAGCAAGTTGGCTCAACAAGCATTCTCGGAAGTTCGAACAATGTCTGTATCGAAAAATGGTATCGAGGATTGCTTCTATCTAATGTCAAATTAA
- a CDS encoding malonate decarboxylase holo-ACP synthase, which yields MELNVHDIVQFATINDIENSVNPPKWVKDAAASQKFGVVRRMPIMNSMIPIGLRGETREERYGAFIHQRNILQVISPVSLVDSIENFKEQLYYPSLNKVKEEFEKYNLRWGPTGSVGFEIATSIQVTTPTSDIDICLYLDQLDSELLVKVGNFLEGLDCRIDVQVEIPSIGAFLLNDYLKYEKTGFIIRTKFGPHLCAIVNGQMKLGANS from the coding sequence ATGGAATTAAATGTACATGATATTGTGCAATTTGCAACAATTAATGATATTGAAAACTCAGTGAACCCACCAAAATGGGTAAAAGATGCTGCTGCATCTCAAAAGTTTGGCGTCGTTAGAAGAATGCCAATTATGAACAGCATGATCCCAATCGGGTTACGCGGTGAGACAAGAGAGGAACGATATGGGGCATTTATTCATCAAAGGAATATCTTGCAGGTGATTTCTCCAGTCTCGTTAGTAGATTCTATTGAAAATTTCAAAGAACAACTTTATTATCCATCGCTAAACAAGGTTAAAGAAGAATTTGAGAAGTACAATTTGAGATGGGGACCAACTGGAAGTGTGGGATTTGAAATTGCCACTTCGATTCAAGTAACAACACCTACTAGTGATATCGATATTTGCCTCTATTTAGATCAATTAGATAGTGAATTATTAGTGAAAGTAGGTAATTTCCTAGAGGGGTTGGATTGCCGCATTGATGTGCAAGTTGAAATTCCTTCTATAGGTGCGTTTTTACTAAATGATTATCTAAAATATGAAAAGACAGGGTTTATTATAAGAACCAAGTTCGGCCCTCATTTATGCGCTATAGTAAACGGTCAAATGAAGCTGGGTGCAAATAGTTAA